A single region of the Pseudomonas sp. B21-023 genome encodes:
- the arsH gene encoding arsenical resistance protein ArsH, with the protein MSEQLPNLDFSLFDLPPGATRSSEHKPRILLLYGSTRERSFSRLLVEEAARLLEHFGAETKVFNPSGLPLPDDVPVEHPKVQELRDLVQWSEGQVWCSPERHGAMSAVFKAQIDWIPLALGAVRPTQGKTLAVMQVCGGSQSFNVVNQLRVLGRWMRMFTIPNQSSVPKAYFEFDDAGRMKPSPYYDRVVDVMEELVKFTVLLRDRQAFLVDRYSERKENAEQLAARVNQRSI; encoded by the coding sequence ATGTCCGAGCAACTGCCTAATCTCGATTTCTCGCTGTTCGATCTGCCGCCAGGGGCAACGCGCTCCAGCGAGCACAAACCGCGCATCTTGTTGCTGTATGGATCGACCCGCGAACGTTCCTTCAGTCGCCTGCTGGTGGAGGAAGCTGCACGCCTGCTGGAGCACTTCGGTGCCGAGACCAAGGTCTTCAATCCTTCGGGCCTGCCGCTACCTGACGATGTGCCTGTCGAGCACCCCAAGGTGCAGGAGCTGCGTGATCTGGTGCAGTGGTCGGAAGGCCAGGTCTGGTGCTCGCCAGAGCGCCACGGTGCAATGTCAGCAGTGTTCAAGGCGCAGATCGACTGGATTCCTCTGGCACTGGGTGCGGTTCGCCCCACTCAAGGCAAGACCCTGGCGGTCATGCAGGTATGCGGCGGCTCGCAGTCATTCAACGTGGTCAACCAGTTGCGCGTGCTTGGCCGCTGGATGCGCATGTTCACCATTCCCAACCAGTCTTCGGTGCCCAAAGCCTACTTTGAGTTTGATGACGCCGGGCGGATGAAACCCTCGCCGTACTACGATCGCGTGGTGGACGTCATGGAGGAACTGGTGAAGTTCACCGTTCTGTTGCGCGACCGCCAGGCGTTCTTGGTTGATCGCTATTCGGAGCGCAAGGAAAACGCCGAGCAACTCGCTGCCCGTGTAAACCAGCGCTCGATCTGA
- a CDS encoding arsenate reductase ArsC, producing MRVLFMCTANSCRSILSEAMFNHLAPHGFEAVSSGSYPKGQVLPRSLTTLQHAGISIEGLSSKGNDAFERCPPDIVITVCDNAAGEACPVYFGPALKTHWGLEDPSAVVADEASVDAAFRATLARIQSRCEAFFALPFEHLDREQLKNELDRIATL from the coding sequence ATGCGAGTCCTATTCATGTGCACGGCCAATAGCTGCCGCAGCATCCTTTCCGAGGCCATGTTCAATCACCTGGCGCCTCACGGATTTGAAGCCGTCAGTTCCGGCAGTTACCCGAAAGGCCAAGTGTTGCCTCGCAGCCTGACCACCTTGCAGCATGCCGGCATCTCGATCGAGGGTCTGAGCAGCAAGGGCAATGACGCGTTCGAGCGTTGTCCTCCTGACATCGTCATCACCGTTTGCGACAACGCTGCCGGCGAAGCCTGCCCGGTGTATTTCGGCCCTGCGCTGAAGACGCACTGGGGGCTGGAGGATCCGTCCGCTGTCGTGGCTGACGAAGCGTCGGTCGACGCTGCATTCCGCGCAACGCTGGCCCGGATCCAGTCTCGTTGCGAGGCCTTCTTCGCGCTGCCATTCGAACATCTCGATCGTGAGCAGCTCAAAAACGAGCTGGATCGCATCGCTACGCTTTGA